The following are encoded in a window of Candidatus Dojkabacteria bacterium genomic DNA:
- a CDS encoding GIY-YIG nuclease family protein, protein MNKVGIYIIKDIKNRIYVGSTDDIKRRLSEHNRGKSKYTKNGTEWKLVYFKKCKDLKGARSLEQKIKKSRIARDSFYVEAGIISGRSSVG, encoded by the coding sequence ATGAATAAAGTTGGGATATACATAATTAAAGACATAAAGAATAGGATTTACGTTGGATCAACGGATGATATAAAGCGCAGACTATCTGAGCACAATAGAGGAAAATCAAAATATACGAAAAATGGCACAGAATGGAAGCTCGTGTACTTTAAGAAATGTAAAGATTTGAAAGGAGCTAGATCTTTGGAGCAAAAAATAAAGAAGAGTAGAATAGCTAGGGATAGCTTTTATGTTGAAGCGGGTATAATATCGGGGCGTAGTTCAGTTGGCTAG
- a CDS encoding DUF1749 domain-containing protein, giving the protein MSTKGQLVQTFTEDDLQLSAFFVEGDKTKPAIIHVHGFEGDFFSNKFVHAIGDTVSSDGNAYLTCQTRGMGMATEFHTATPEVGRNIGGDYERLEEAHYDISAWIKFLLELGYKSVILQGHSLGTIKIVRYMSEGKYADRVKALILLCPFDKTAGSDIYTKGKLKEYVETTRKKVREGKGRDIIPSEYDPSDSSYQTFLSWYDDTNLGRMFDFYNKEYEFPVLKALNLPVHVIVGSKDEYFAPGQEGKFSEVLKFMLSKLKNGTGKLIEGATHGFGGYEDMAAKSVIEFVGSVDN; this is encoded by the coding sequence ATGAGCACAAAAGGTCAATTGGTACAAACCTTCACAGAAGATGACTTACAGTTAAGTGCATTTTTTGTGGAAGGGGATAAAACTAAACCTGCAATTATTCATGTTCACGGGTTTGAGGGCGATTTCTTTTCAAATAAATTTGTACATGCGATTGGTGACACGGTTTCCTCAGATGGCAATGCTTATCTAACATGCCAAACTCGAGGCATGGGTATGGCTACAGAGTTTCATACAGCAACTCCCGAAGTTGGTCGAAATATTGGTGGTGATTACGAGCGCTTAGAAGAGGCTCACTACGATATTAGTGCATGGATTAAGTTTCTTTTAGAGCTTGGCTACAAATCAGTTATTTTACAAGGGCATTCTTTAGGAACTATAAAGATTGTAAGATATATGTCAGAAGGAAAATATGCAGATAGAGTAAAAGCACTGATTTTGCTTTGTCCTTTTGATAAAACTGCTGGGTCAGATATCTATACTAAAGGTAAGTTGAAAGAATATGTAGAAACGACAAGGAAAAAGGTTAGAGAAGGTAAGGGCAGAGACATTATTCCTTCGGAGTACGACCCATCTGATTCTTCTTATCAAACGTTTCTTTCCTGGTATGATGATACAAATCTTGGCAGAATGTTTGACTTTTATAATAAAGAGTACGAGTTTCCTGTGCTAAAGGCATTGAACCTCCCTGTACATGTAATTGTTGGGTCTAAAGATGAGTACTTTGCACCAGGGCAAGAAGGCAAGTTTTCAGAAGTTCTTAAATTTATGCTTTCAAAACTTAAAAATGGAACTGGCAAACTAATTGAAGGTGCAACGCACGGTTTTGGCGGGTACGAGGATATGGCTGCTAAAAGTGTTATAGAATTTGTGGGTTCAGTTGACAACTAA